The following proteins are encoded in a genomic region of Magallana gigas chromosome 1, xbMagGiga1.1, whole genome shotgun sequence:
- the LOC136276270 gene encoding ankyrin-1-like, with amino-acid sequence MVRVLLKHGADVNDMLSDNSPLREACSKGHLHIVLELLKHGADVNGRVSNSSPLFVARYYGYRNVVHELLKHGADVNDTLSDNSPLRVACSKGHLHIVLELLKHGADVNGRVSNSSPLLEACYFGYLNVVHELLKHGADVNDMLSDNSPLRAACSKGYSHIVLELLKHGADVNAMVSNTSPLLEACSKGHLSIVHELLKHGADANITVSENSPLIAACSNGNYDVINELLKHGADVNAMVSNTSPLLEACSKGHLSIVHELLKHGADANITVSENSPLIAACSNGNYDVINELLNHGADVNMLVSGWSPLTASCLIHYDEISCMYYQRNSAEIVYTKNRLDLCSKVHLNIIRALIKHGADVNGKNCIYSPLLASCLEGHTNIVSELFIHGVDVNKGSLLTVACSIGHLNVVKELIKLGANVNITVSDNSPLLAACSKGHLNVVNELLKHGADVNITVSDSSPLIGACSEGYLDIIRLLLKHGANVNITVSGNSPLTASCLIDYWYMKHNLSNRTAYANTISDDTLFRLSCSKVHLVIIRKLLQHGADVNVKHCKESPINASCSRGHLSIVSELLKHGADVNIIVNDKSPLITACQKGHLDIVHELLKHGADDVNIIVSDNSPLIAVCTKGHLDIVLELLKHGADVNLTVSDNSPLIAACAKGNLNVILELLRHGADVNITVSDNSPLIAACAKWSLYVVLELLKHGADVNLTVSDNSPLIAACARGKLNVVLELLRQGADVNLRVSDNSPLIAARKKGHLDVVLELLRHGADANVTVF; translated from the coding sequence ATGGTTCGTGTGCTGTTAAAACATGGAGCAGATGTGAATGACATGCTTTCTGATAACTCTCCACTTCGTGAAGCATGTTCGAAAGGACATTTACATATAGTCCTTGAACTGTTAAAACATGGAGCAGATGTGAATGGCAGGGTTTCTAATAGCTCTCCACTTTTTGTAGCACGTTACTACGGATATCGAAATGTAGTCCATGAACTGTTAAAACATGGAGCAGATGTGAATGACACGCTTTCTGATAACTCTCCACTTCGTGTAGCATGTTCGAAAGGACATTTACATATAGTCCTTGAACTGTTAAAACATGGAGCAGATGTGAATGGCAGGGTTTCTAATAGCTCTCCACTTCTTGAAGCATGTTACTTCGGATATCTAAATGTAGTCCATGAACTGTTAAAACATGGAGCAGATGTGAATGACATGCTTTCTGATAACTCTCCACTTCGTGCAGCATGTTCGAAAGGATATTCACATATAGTCCTTGAACTGTTAAAACATGGAGCAGATGTGAATGCCATGGTTTCTAATACCTCTCCACTTCTTGAAGCATGTTCAAAAGGACATTTAAGCATAGTCCATGAACTGTTAAAACATGGAGCAGATGCCAATATTACAGTTTCTGAAAATTCCCCACTCATTGCTGCGTGTTCAAATGGGAATTACGATGTGATAAATGAACTGTTAAAACATGGAGCAGATGTGAATGCCATGGTTTCTAATACCTCTCCACTTCTTGAAGCATGTTCAAAAGGACATTTAAGCATAGTCCATGAACTGTTAAAGCATGGAGCAGATGCCAATATTACAGTTTCTGAAAATTCCCCACTCATTGCTGCGTGTTCAAATGGGAATTACGATGTGATAAATGAACTCTTAAACCATGGAGCAGATGTCAATATGCTTGTTTCGGGTTGGTCACCACTTACTGCTTCATGTTTAATTCATTATGATGAAATATCATGTATGTATTACCAAAGAAACTCTGCCGAAATCGTATATACTAAGAACAGACTAGATTTATGTTCGAAAGTGCATTTGAATATAATACGCGCTCTCATAAAACATGGAGCAGATGTCAATGGCAAAAACTGTATATATTCACCTCTTCTTGCTTCTTGCTTAGAAGGTCATACGAATATAGTTAGTGAACTGTTTATACATGGAGTAGACGTCAACAAAGGTTCACTACTTACCGTGGCTTGTTCAATAGGTCATTTGAATGTTGTAAAGGAATTGATAAAACTTGGAGCAAATGTCAACATCACAGTTTCTGATAATTCACCACTTCTTGCTGCTTGTTCAAAAGGTCATTTGAATGTTGTAAATGAATTGTTAAAACATGGAGCGGATGTTAATATCACAGTTTCTGATAGCTCACCACTTATTGGTGCATGTTCAGAAGGGTACTTAGATATAATACGTTTACTATTAAAACATGGAGCAAATGTAAACATCACAGTTTCTGGTAATTCACCACTTACTGCTTCATGTCTCATAGATTATTGGTATATGAAGCATAATTTGTCAAACCGAACAGCATATGCAAATACCATTTCAGATGATACATTATTTCGTTTATCATGTTCAAAAGTTCATTTAGTTATAATACGCAAACTGTTACAGCATGGAGCAGACGTCAATGTAAAACACTGTAAAGAATCACCTATAAATGCGTCTTGCTCACGAGGACACTTGAGTATAGTTAGTGAACTCCTTAAACACGGAGCAGATGTCAATATCATAGTTAATGATAAGTCGCCACTTATCACAGCTTGTCAAAAAGGACATTTAGATATAGTGCATGAATTGTTAAAACATGGTGCAGATGATGTCAATATAATTGTTTCTGATAATTCACCCCTTATTGCTGTATGTACAAAAGGACATTTAGATATAGTTCTTGAATTGTTAAAACATGGGGCAGATGTCAATCTCACAGTTTCTGATAATTCACCCCTCATTGCTGCATGTGCAAAAGGTAATTTAAATGTCATTCTTGAATTGTTAAGACATGGGGCAGATGTCAATATCACAGTTTCTGATAATTCACCCCTTATTGCTGCATGTGCAAAATGGAGTTTATATGTCGTTCTTGAATTGTTAAAACATGGTGCAGATGTCAATCTCACAGTTTCTGATAATTCACCCCTCATTGCTGCATGTGCAAGAGGTAAATTAAATGTCGTTCTTGAATTGTTAAGACAAGGGGCAGATGTCAATCTCAGAGTTTCTGATAATTCACCTCTTATTGCTGCACGTAAAAAAGGACATTTAGATGTCGTTCTTGAGTTGTTAAGACATGGGGCAGATGCCAATGTTACAGTATTCTGA